Below is a window of Myroides profundi DNA.
GTCTTAACTTCCCACTGTATTAAATTAATTAGGTATTTGGAGTTAGGAATTACACCTAGGGCATAATATCCAGTATCTTGTCATTCCGACGATAGGAGGAATCACACTAACATATCCACTAAGCCACAAACGCATTTAGCCCACACGCCTCCTGACTACGTCAAAGTACAGACGCATTATCATGCGTGTCACACAATGGACATCACTAAAAATGTCTACTAGACATTTTCTTAATACCCCACCTTTTTGACCATAAATACTATCAAAAAGAGGTTATTATAAATAACAAAACTCCACTTATTAGGTGGAGTTTTGTTATTATTTAAACTGTTTAACTTTCAAAGCTATTTCTTCTAATAATTCATCTGTTATTCCAATACTTAATTGATTTGTATGAATCACAACCCTTTTAGGGTCTTTTAGACTATCATAATGCACATTTATATAATTTGTTTTTGTTACATCAATAGTACTGCATTCAGTATCAAATTTCACATTAAATATTTTCTCAATATCTATATCAAAATCTCTAACGTAATGACCAGCAGCCACTATAATAATAGGAAAATCTAAATAAAAAGTATTTGATAAGAATACTTTTCTTTTTTCTAAACTAGCTATTCTTTCCTTACTATCTACATTAGCACTTTTTTTTCCAGAAGCTTCACTTAATTCTGTAATAAAAGAGTTCTCTAAGAAGTTAATATACTCACTTTTAACTCCTTTATTATAAATCTTATCATATAACTTTTGATAATTAAACCAAGTTTTACTTGCACCTCCTTCTCCTTTAACTTTACCAGTTGCATCTATAGAATAGACTGTGTTTTTTTGCCCTTTATATGGATAAAGTGGATTAAACGATGTATTATCTTCAAACCAATTCTGAACCTCTTCTTGAGATAAATTATTATCAATATTATTTACCCAGTTCAAATAATTCCCTTTTATTTCACTACTATATTCCTCTCTACTACTTTCAACATCAATTGCAGCTTCTTTACCTATAAACAATATTTTCCCCATAGGGTTACCTTTTCCAATATAAAGTTCGTCTTTATTTATTGCTATTAAATCTTTAAAATTTTTAGTATACCCCATAATATTAATCTTTTTTCTTATAAAGATAATGTAAGATGTAAGAACCTGAAAATTGAGTCATGACTTTTTACAACCATATTAGCTTCTACTTACAGTCCACTCCTATCTCACCTCTTCATGATATTCTTTGATCTCCTGATGTATAGCTCTACCATCACCTTCAATATATTCTCCAGAGAGAGCATCAAATAAACTCAATCCAAATATTCGATTAAATACACTACTGTACAAAGGCAATTGATTAAACACAAGATCTTTATTCTTCATCTTAACCCCTATCCCATGCTTGTTGCGAAAGCCAATGTATATCACTTCTTCTATATCACTCCACTTGAGTGTAATCCCTCTCTCATAATTAATAATCTCATTGGGTGTAAGTCTTAATAGAACTTGTCTATTTGCTGATTTTCTTAACAAGATAATGCCTGAGGTTATCCAGATTATCCCTACCCCTATGAATAGTGATAACAATAAAGTCATCTGCCAGAATGATATAAATAACGCGATACTCACCTCCACATCTCTAAGTATAAAATAACACAGCACTAATCCGAATATTAAACCTATAGCACCTATGATCACAAGGCTTCTCCCCATACTAGAACCATAATAATATACTTTCTCTTCTTTCATTCAGATATTTTTTAGTAAATATAATGATATCAGAAAAACAAAGCCTATACTGATAAGTAACAACTAACTAATCATTCGTTTTTTCTACCCCCTTCAACACTGCACCAACACATCTTCAATACTTCTTCAAGAAATAAGCCCTCTACTAGAGCAATCTTGGGGAAATGTTGAAGAAGTCTTGAAGGAGTTCACTCAAAAGTACGCTATATATAGGATTAAAGGCTATTCTGGTTTTTAATCTATAAAAACAAAAATAACCACAAACAATTAAAAATCACTAGTTTAAACTATTAAAATCTCAATATGAATGCAGAAAAACTATGCCTGTTTTTAAAAAAAAGACACAAAAAAAGGCTTCAATAGCCTAAATACATAAAAAAATAGTGAATAAAGAGTCTTCTAAAGCTCTTAAAAAGGAAATAACAGATGTCTATAAGAGAAAAATAGACCTCTTTCTGTGAAAATAAGAAGCAAACAAACTAATTCAAAATATGAACTAATAATATCTAAATAATTGGATTAAAATACACTACTAGAGAAAATAAGTGATTTATAAGGTTATTTATTCTCCTTCGTACACAGTAGGTTCCCAAAGGAGTTCTTTAAAATTGACCACTTTATTATCTACTACCTCCACACCTTCATTCTCTAATAATTGTTGCATTAGATTCGTTCCATCAAAATGAAATTTACCTGTCAATAATCCATTTCGATTGACTACACGATGTGCAGGTACTGTATCATCATCATGAGATGCATTCATCGCATAACCTACCATACGAGCAGAACGCGCTGCACCGATAGCTCTAGCTATAGCACCGTAAGTGGTCACTCTACCTACTGGTATCTGTCTCGCAACAGAGAAAACTCGTTCAAAGAAATTAGCCTGCTTGTCCATTACTTCAATAACTTATATATCGTGATCAAGCAGATAATCCCCGTAATAGTCCCAATTACGTAATTAATATTGCGCAGGATAAAAGCATCTTCTCTAGAGGGTTTCTTAAAAAAGGAGATATAGAGATAAAACATCATCGCTGACCCTATCACTACCCCTAATGAGAAGAATATAGTACATATCAAATCAAAGATATGATAGTCATAGGTAGCTAAAGTGATACTTAAAAAAACGTAGTAGGGAATTAAGAATACATTGATCGAAGCTAAGAAAAGCCCGTATACAAAAGGCGACTTACTCTTCTTAGGATTATTCTTTTTCTTCATCTCTTTTTTCTTTGCAAAAAAGAAGAAGTAAATCGTCAATATCGCAAAAATAACTAGACCGATTTCGTGTAATGCCTCTGTAATACTCGGGCTAGAATCAATAAGCTTAGAAAAGAATATGGCGATAAATGTCTGAATAAAAATAACTGTTGAAGCTCCTAAGACGTACGAAAAAGCATTGCGCCCTCCTTCTTCCTTAGCAATCTTGACAGCTGTCATATTAAGCAGCCCTGGAAGAGAAACTCCCAAGGTAGCTGCTAAAAAACCGAAAAATAAAAGTGTGACAACTTCTACTCCCATCTTACTTAATTCTAAATTGAATGTAAGTTATAGGTTTATTTTGTTCTAAATACTGTGATTCGTAAAAAGTTTGAATTTCTGTTACTACCGCAGGTGCACCTTCATTTTTATAAATGTGGTGATTAGCATAAATAACTTCGTGCCCTTCTCCATGTAGAAGCCCTAATGTATATCCATGCATGAACTCGCTGTCCGTCTTTAAGTTCATAATACCATCCTCTGATAAGATATTCTTATAACGCTTAAGGAATTCACTATTCGTTAGACGGTGTTTAGTACGTTTATACTTAATCTGAGGGTCTGGGAAAGTAATCCAGATTTCACTCACTTCACCTGCTGCAAAAGCATGCTCTATTAATTCGATTTGTGTACGTAAGAAAGCTACATTAGTCATTCCTGACTCTACAGCTGTCTTAGCCCCACGCCAAAAACGAGCACCTTTAATATCAATACCAATAAAGTTTTTCTCAGGAAAACGCTTCGCTAGCTCTACTGTATATTCTCCTTTTCCACATCCTAGTTCTAATACAATAGGATTATCATTCTTAAAAACATCTTTATTCCAATTACCTTTTTGTGGTAACTCTCCTATCATGTCTTCTCTAGTCGGCTGATATACAATATCAAAAGTTTCGTTCTCTCTGAATCGCTTTAGTTTATTTTTACTTCCCACGTGATATACTTCATTATAAATTTGCGCAAAATTAAGTAATTATAGTGAAACTATACTATTTTAATTTTATACGCAACAAATAGATACCTTATTGGATAATAATTAATTATCAGTAGGGTCTACTAAAGCTTTCTCTAAAGTGAAAGAGAACTCCGATCCATAACCGAAACTACTCTCTACGTAAATATGCTCTTCATGCGCCTCTACGATATGCTTCACGATAGACAATCCTAATCCAGAACCACCCACTGCTCTAGCTCCACTCTTATCAATGCGATAAAAACGCTCGAATAGACGAGAGACATTCTCTTTCTTAATACCAAGACCATTGTCCGTAACACGGATAATCAATTTGTTTTTCACTAGGTCTTCGATAGTTACTTCTGTAGTTCCTTTGTCTTTACCATATTTAATAGAGTTATCTATTAGGTTAGTGATGACTTGTCCTATGCGTTCTTTATCCCCTACTACATAAATAGGTTTGTTATAATTCAGATCGAAGATTAGAGATATATTTCTTTTCTTGGCTTTATAATCTAAAAAGTCAAAGGCATGTCGAATCGTCTCTACAATATCAAAAGTCACGATATTAAGATGTAGATCACCAGACTCAAGCTTAGTAATCATATCTAAGTCATTAACGATATAGATAAGACGATCTACACTCTGAGCGGCGCGCTCTATATAACGATCTCTGACCTTAAGATCATTAATCGCACCATCCTGTAAAGTCTCTAAATAACTCTGTATTGTGAATAGAGGAGTCTTTAGTTCATGAGATATATTCCCTAAGAACTCTCTTCTATACTCTTCTCTCACTTGAAGAGACTCAATCTCAATCTTCTTGTTTTTAGCAAATTTCTGAATTTCTTCTGTCAAGGTCTGCATATCAGTCGTCACGGCTTTACTTCTCAGCTCAGCATGTTCTAACAGAGAGACATTGTCATATATTTTTTTTATTCTTCTGTAGATAAAGTGTTCTACGCGATACTGAAGAATAAAAAAGGACATCGTAAATAAGATTAAAAGATATCCTAACACTATCCAAACTGGGATGTTTAGATAAAATACACCTATAGGAAAGGTTACAATAAAGCTTATCAAGGTAATAGAAGATGAAGACTTTATTGCAAACTTATAAGAGTTTTTAAACTTTGTAGCCATTAACTATTCTGCGTGGTCAAATTTATACCCTACTCCTTTTATTGTCTTAAAGTAACTATCTCCGATTTTTTCTCTTAGTTTTCGGATATGTACATCGATAGTTCTTCCGCCTACTACCACTTCATTTCCCCATACTGCATCTAAGATCTCGTCACGAGTAAACACTTTACCTGGCTTAGCCATTAATAAATAAAGTAGTTCAAATTCTTTTCTAGGGAATACAATTTCTTCTTTGCGAACAAATACTCTGTACTCATCTCTATCGATTCTAATATCTCCTACCTCTATAGTATTAGTAGAAGTATCATCACTGAAGCGTGCACGTCTAAGTAATGCCTTTACCTTACTCATTAACACCTTTGGTTTGACAGGTTTTGTGATATAATCATCCGCCCCTGCTTCAAAACCTGCTACCTGTGAATAATCTTCCCCACGTGCTGTTAAAAAGGTGATTACGCTATTAGATAGACCACTGTTTTTTCTAATCAACTCACATGCTTCTATACCGTCCATCTCAGGCATCATTACATCTAATATAATAAGGTGTGGTTTGTTTTGAGTTGCAGACTCAACTGCTAGCTTACCGTTTGTTGCAGTAAATACTTGATACCCCTCTTGCTCTAAATTATATCCAATGATATCGATAATATCTTGCTCATCATCAGCTAAAAGGATCTTAATTTCAGAATTTTTCATACTTGTGTTGTGTGTTTTAGTAGGCCAAATATAGAGCATAATACATTACTAAATATAGACTTTACAATAATTTAATATGTTAACAATTTGATAACCTAATATACGCAAAAAATTAAACTTTGATTAACCTTCACTATACATTCATCTAGGTTCTTTGCACCAATAATACAACACACTTATTTATATGAAAAATTTCTTAGTGATCTTAACCTTAATGGTATCAGCCACTTTTTATGGACAAAAGGCCGAAATTAAAGGAAAAATAACAGATGACTCTACGCATGAACCACTAGCCTATGCTACCGTGGCAATTAAAAATACTTCTGAAGGAGTAAACACAGAATTAGATGGTAGTTATAGTATCTCGGTAGAAGCAGGTACTTATATATTACAGTTTCAATATATGGGGTATGTAACTCAAGAAAAATCAATCACAGTTGCAAAAAAAGAATCAAAAACAATAAATATAACATTAGCCTCTGAACATGTAGAACTAGAAGGAGTAGTAGTAGAAGCTACACGCTCTAAATCTAGAGAATCGGCTCTACTTATAGAACAACAGAGATCTAGTGAGATCAAACAACATATAGGTTCACAAGAATTATCTCGTAAAGGGGTAAGCGATGTGGCTTCTGCAGTAGCTAAGACAACAGGTGTAGCCAAGCAAGAAGGTACAGGAACAATATTTGTACGTGGATTAGGAGATAGATATAACAGTACTTCGCTAAATGGATTGCCTCTAGCTTCAAATGATCCAGAGAAAAAGAATATTGACTTAAACTTATTCTCTACTGATATCGTAGAATACATCTCAATAGATAAAGCATACAGTGCAAGAAACTCTGGAGACTTCGCAGGAGGAAATATAGATATTATCTCTAAAAAACACAGTGGAGAGGGATTCTTCAACATTAGCTTAGGGTCAAACATTAATTCTAATGCTGTAGGAGAGGATAAATTTAGATCTCTATCAGACAGAAACTTTTTAGGATTCTCTAATACAAAGCAACCTAGCAATGCGCTTCAAAGTTTTAGTTTTAAAAACTCTGCACAGACAAAAAACAAATCTCCTTATGGAATGAGTTTAGGACTGAATGGTGGTAAATCATTCTACTTCGGAGCAGAGTCTTCATTAAACATCTTTGCTACTGTATCATTTGACAATAATTACAAATTCAAAGAAGGAATTAATCGTACTGCTCAAGCTCAAAACAGTTTTACAAAAGATTTATACATGAAGTCTTATGAGTATAATACGAATACTACTGCGATGTTAAATGCTGAGTATAATATCAACTCTAGAAATAGTATCAAATACAATTCTCTTTTAATCAATGGTACTCAAGAAAAACTAGATGAATACACTGGTTTTATCAGAGATATTACAGATAGAAAAGACTATTATGAAAATACACTTCTATCAAGACAAAACTACAGACAAGATCGTCTATTCGTAAACCAATTATTAGGAGATCATAAACTAAATGATCAAATAGACCTAAACTGGGGGTTAGCTCTTAATAACATTTCTGCTCAGACTCCTGACAGACAGATGTACACTTTAAACAAAGTTAAAGGAGAGGATAACTACGAATTCTCGACTAACTCTAGATCTGATAATAACAGATACTTCGAGGATCTAATCGAAAACGAAGTAGGTGCAAATATCGCTGCATCATATAAATTCGGTAAAAACAGTGAGAATCTATACAACGGAAAGTTAACAGTAGGATATAACTTGCGTCAAAAGAACAGAGAGTTTAAGGCTACACAATACGTGTTTCAGATCAATGCTGATTATAACAACAATATAAATCCGTACGCACTAGACAACTTCTTTAATCAACAAAACTTCAATAACGGATACTTCCAAACATATACGTTCAGAGGAGGTGCGAATACACCTAATGCATTATTACCTCAAACGTATGACGGAGATATGACAGTACATGCAGGTTTTGCAAATGTAGAATACAAATTATCAGATAGATTATCAGGTACTATCGGAGCTAGATTTGAGACAATCACTCAAAAAGTAACTTGGCAAACACAATTAGACGCTGATAAAAGCTCTAATACATTAGATAAAAATGCATTCTTACCAAGCTTGTCTTTAAAGTATGCTGTTGATGATAGAAACAACCTTCGTTTTGCTGCATCTAAAACATATACTTTACCTCAATTTAAAGAAAGAGCTAGATTTATCTATGAGGATGTAACTGAGATTAAAGTAGGTAACCCAGACTTATATGCATCTGATGATTATAATGTAGATCTTAAGTGGGAATTCTTCCCTACTAATGATGAAGTATTCTCTGCTTCTGTATTTGGTAAATATATTAAAAACCCAATCAACGAGATTGTTTCTGCTTCTTCTTCTAATGATATCACGTATGCGAATACAGGTGACTATGGATACGCTGCAGGACTAGAAATAGAAGTGCGCAAAAACTTAATCAGCTTCGATGATGTAAATACAAATAAACTTACAGGAGGATTAAACGCTTCTATAATGAAGACGTACCAAAAATTAGATAATGAAAAAGTAAATAGAGAG
It encodes the following:
- a CDS encoding MGMT family protein; protein product: MDKQANFFERVFSVARQIPVGRVTTYGAIARAIGAARSARMVGYAMNASHDDDTVPAHRVVNRNGLLTGKFHFDGTNLMQQLLENEGVEVVDNKVVNFKELLWEPTVYEGE
- the trmB gene encoding tRNA (guanosine(46)-N7)-methyltransferase TrmB, whose translation is MGSKNKLKRFRENETFDIVYQPTREDMIGELPQKGNWNKDVFKNDNPIVLELGCGKGEYTVELAKRFPEKNFIGIDIKGARFWRGAKTAVESGMTNVAFLRTQIELIEHAFAAGEVSEIWITFPDPQIKYKRTKHRLTNSEFLKRYKNILSEDGIMNLKTDSEFMHGYTLGLLHGEGHEVIYANHHIYKNEGAPAVVTEIQTFYESQYLEQNKPITYIQFRIK
- a CDS encoding sensor histidine kinase, producing MATKFKNSYKFAIKSSSSITLISFIVTFPIGVFYLNIPVWIVLGYLLILFTMSFFILQYRVEHFIYRRIKKIYDNVSLLEHAELRSKAVTTDMQTLTEEIQKFAKNKKIEIESLQVREEYRREFLGNISHELKTPLFTIQSYLETLQDGAINDLKVRDRYIERAAQSVDRLIYIVNDLDMITKLESGDLHLNIVTFDIVETIRHAFDFLDYKAKKRNISLIFDLNYNKPIYVVGDKERIGQVITNLIDNSIKYGKDKGTTEVTIEDLVKNKLIIRVTDNGLGIKKENVSRLFERFYRIDKSGARAVGGSGLGLSIVKHIVEAHEEHIYVESSFGYGSEFSFTLEKALVDPTDN
- a CDS encoding response regulator transcription factor produces the protein MKNSEIKILLADDEQDIIDIIGYNLEQEGYQVFTATNGKLAVESATQNKPHLIILDVMMPEMDGIEACELIRKNSGLSNSVITFLTARGEDYSQVAGFEAGADDYITKPVKPKVLMSKVKALLRRARFSDDTSTNTIEVGDIRIDRDEYRVFVRKEEIVFPRKEFELLYLLMAKPGKVFTRDEILDAVWGNEVVVGGRTIDVHIRKLREKIGDSYFKTIKGVGYKFDHAE
- a CDS encoding TonB-dependent receptor — protein: MKNFLVILTLMVSATFYGQKAEIKGKITDDSTHEPLAYATVAIKNTSEGVNTELDGSYSISVEAGTYILQFQYMGYVTQEKSITVAKKESKTINITLASEHVELEGVVVEATRSKSRESALLIEQQRSSEIKQHIGSQELSRKGVSDVASAVAKTTGVAKQEGTGTIFVRGLGDRYNSTSLNGLPLASNDPEKKNIDLNLFSTDIVEYISIDKAYSARNSGDFAGGNIDIISKKHSGEGFFNISLGSNINSNAVGEDKFRSLSDRNFLGFSNTKQPSNALQSFSFKNSAQTKNKSPYGMSLGLNGGKSFYFGAESSLNIFATVSFDNNYKFKEGINRTAQAQNSFTKDLYMKSYEYNTNTTAMLNAEYNINSRNSIKYNSLLINGTQEKLDEYTGFIRDITDRKDYYENTLLSRQNYRQDRLFVNQLLGDHKLNDQIDLNWGLALNNISAQTPDRQMYTLNKVKGEDNYEFSTNSRSDNNRYFEDLIENEVGANIAASYKFGKNSENLYNGKLTVGYNLRQKNREFKATQYVFQINADYNNNINPYALDNFFNQQNFNNGYFQTYTFRGGANTPNALLPQTYDGDMTVHAGFANVEYKLSDRLSGTIGARFETITQKVTWQTQLDADKSSNTLDKNAFLPSLSLKYAVDDRNNLRFAASKTYTLPQFKERARFIYEDVTEIKVGNPDLYASDDYNVDLKWEFFPTNDEVFSASVFGKYIKNPINEIVSASSSNDITYANTGDYGYAAGLEIEVRKNLISFDDVNTNKLTGGLNASIMKTYQKLDNEKVNRENKYITTSFTHDNSDFTGASDFLLNADLSYIKEWGEKNLMATVSYAHFSDKLYSIGTEQSGNLVDKAFGMLDFTFKMKFNKRFGIGLNAKNLLDPKIEREQQNKTQDVLVRSYKLGRNFSLSLNYSF